The Sporosarcina ureae genome includes a region encoding these proteins:
- a CDS encoding substrate-binding domain-containing protein, translated as MLRNFLFSHPGLLNEDSWVELYSRPAGILVRKGNPKNIQTFADLTKEQVRIVDVNGAGQLGRWEDMTGRKGLIPGIQQNIAVSVKTSAEAIELWNSDSTIDAWITYESWYYRLQNETDLVTFPKEDKLYRGTTAALTVKGANKKAAESFLTYLQTEEAHEVKCCRWRRWGSIRSSIFDKQKWKRGARRKCIRFSSNERARSIPSVVDRQW; from the coding sequence ATGTTACGTAACTTTTTATTTTCACATCCAGGATTATTAAACGAAGACTCTTGGGTTGAATTATATTCCCGTCCCGCAGGAATTCTTGTGAGGAAAGGAAATCCAAAAAATATTCAAACGTTTGCTGATTTAACGAAAGAACAAGTCCGCATTGTCGATGTCAACGGAGCGGGTCAACTTGGACGTTGGGAAGATATGACGGGTCGTAAAGGACTAATCCCCGGTATACAACAAAATATTGCGGTTTCGGTTAAAACGAGCGCTGAAGCAATAGAACTTTGGAACTCAGATTCAACAATCGATGCATGGATCACTTATGAATCTTGGTATTACCGTCTTCAAAATGAAACGGACTTGGTAACGTTTCCGAAAGAGGATAAGTTATATAGAGGGACAACAGCAGCTTTAACAGTAAAAGGTGCGAATAAAAAGGCAGCGGAAAGTTTTTTAACTTATTTACAAACAGAAGAAGCCCATGAAGTTAAATGCTGCAGATGGAGAAGATGGGGAAGTATACGGTCAAGCATTTTTGATAAACAAAAGTGGAAAAGAGGAGCACGTCGTAAATGTATTCGATTTTCCTCAAACGAAAGGGCAAGAAGTATACCAAGTGTGGTTGATCGACAATGGTAA
- a CDS encoding anti-sigma factor: MINKSGKEEHVVNVFDFPQTKGQEVYQVWLIDNGKRQSAGIFRPDKEGYGVLTVDMSKLNSFDTIGITLEPNTKSKQPKGKKIVGT; encoded by the coding sequence TTGATAAACAAAAGTGGAAAAGAGGAGCACGTCGTAAATGTATTCGATTTTCCTCAAACGAAAGGGCAAGAAGTATACCAAGTGTGGTTGATCGACAATGGTAAACGCCAGAGTGCGGGTATCTTTAGACCAGATAAGGAAGGTTACGGTGTCCTAACAGTTGACATGTCAAAACTTAATTCATTTGACACTATCGGGATTACTTTGGAACCGAATACTAAAAGTAAACAGCCTAAAGGAAAGAAAATTGTTGGAACTTAA